GAGTTCCACGATGCCGACCCGCCCAGCCCGGCCCGCCCCGGCGTCCTCAAGGTTTGGCCCCTGCCGCTGGCGGCGGCCGTGCGTTGCGGCCGGCCTGATCCGGCCAACGCCCGGAGCTTGTTGCAGGCTTTGGAGCGCGCCTGCCGGGCTTGCCTCGCCGGGCGTTTTACCGCCTTGGTGACGGGGCCGCTGCACAAATCCGCGATCCGGGCGGCGGGCTTCCCTTTTACCGGGCACACAGAGTATCTCGCCGATCTGTGCCAGGTGCCGCAACCGGTGATGCTGCTGGCCGGCGGCGGCCTCCGCGTGGCCCTGGCGACCACGCACCTGCCCCTGGCCGACGTGCCCGCCGCGATTACGCCGCGGCGGTTGCGGGCAGTGCTGGTCGTTCTGTGTCGCGACCTCGGACGATACTACGGGCTCGCCGCGCCCCGCATCCGGGTCTGCGGGCTGAATCCGCATGCCGGCGAGGACGGGAGTCTGGGCGATGCCGAGCGGCGGGTGATCGCCCCCGTGCTGGACGAATTGCGCGCCGGTGGGATGCGCCTGGAGGGGCCGCTGGCGGCCGACACGGCCTTTGTCCCTGCCGGGAGCGGCGAGGCGGGGCCGGCCGGCGCCGGTGGCGCAGACGCCGTGCTGGCCATGTACCACGACCAGGGGCTGCCGGCGGTCAAGGCCCTGGGTTTCGGCGAGACGGTCAATATTACGCTGGGACTGCCGTTCCCGCGCTGCTCCGTGGATCACGGCACGGCGTTGGCGTTGGCGGGCACCGGTCGCGCCCGGGCGCACAGTCTCCGGGCCGCGTTGCGCCTCGCGATGGAGTTGTCCGCCGGTTGCGGGCACGGGCAGGAAGCTGCGCCTGCCGGTGCGGCAGCGGGCGTTGCGCCCCGTTTGCGGCAGGGAGAGGCCCGGTGAGGGCGGCCGGGCGGAGCCGCGCGCGCCGCCGTTGGGGGCAGCACTTTTTGCGCGACCCGGATGCGATCGCGCAGGCGGTGGCGGCGATCGCGCCGCGCCCCGGCCAGCGCCTGGTCGAGATCGGACCGGGGGACGGCGCCCTCACTGGCCCGCTGCTGGACGCCGCCGGCGCCCTGGACGCAGTGGAGAAAGATCCGGCGCTGGGGGACCTGCTGTGCTTGCGCTACCCTCCCGCCCGCGGATTGCGCCTGTACCGGGCGGACGCGCTGCGCTTCGATTACCGGCGCCTGTGCGTCGGCGGCGGCCGCTTGCGCCTGGTGGGCAATCTGCCGTATTCCATTTCCACTCCCCTGCTGTTTCTGCTGTACGA
This Gammaproteobacteria bacterium DNA region includes the following protein-coding sequences:
- the pdxA gene encoding 4-hydroxythreonine-4-phosphate dehydrogenase PdxA; translation: MAEMPGRMPRLILTPGEPAGIGPDLAVSLAARPPAAELVVVADPELLRERARRLDLALRIAEFHDADPPSPARPGVLKVWPLPLAAAVRCGRPDPANARSLLQALERACRACLAGRFTALVTGPLHKSAIRAAGFPFTGHTEYLADLCQVPQPVMLLAGGGLRVALATTHLPLADVPAAITPRRLRAVLVVLCRDLGRYYGLAAPRIRVCGLNPHAGEDGSLGDAERRVIAPVLDELRAGGMRLEGPLAADTAFVPAGSGEAGPAGAGGADAVLAMYHDQGLPAVKALGFGETVNITLGLPFPRCSVDHGTALALAGTGRARAHSLRAALRLAMELSAGCGHGQEAAPAGAAAGVAPRLRQGEAR